TAAGAAACGGATTAAAACCTTCTCATATGAATATGCTGACTATCAAGCGAAGAGATATGGAGGTTGTTAAATGCAATGGAGGTGTCAAGAGTTTCTGTGATCGTGTTTTCTGAAAACTATGCGAGATTCGAAATGGTGTTTTTAGATAATGTTATAGCCAGCTTCAATAGCAAAGATGTATGGTGAGATTGTGACACTTGACCTTTACCATGCTGACCCTTTTCCGAAGATTAAAAAGTCTAAAGCAAATCATGTACCAATCGTGAAGTAGTACAAGACTATATGAAGataataaatgttatttaatCATCAAAACCACAGTATTTTAAAATGGGAATTTAGAAGATGCAATTGATTGATCATACGAGAAAAGTAATAACACATTCCCGCCAAAAATAGATCACACACTAACAAAATGAATAGAAGAAAAAACCCCAAGTTGCAAAATTACATCAAAAAGTATCAGAAGACATACACATATAACCCATATACAAAATGAACAATAATGAATAATAACCCCCCAAGACACAAGGGAGAAAACCAAAGAACACAAGTGGCTCGTTACGTGTTTGAGTCTATAGGGGCACCAGTTCTAGCCTGTGAGATCCTGTTTGCGTAGATGGTCACTAACCGAACCTGTGTGCTGTTTAGACCTTCCAAATGCGGTAAAAACGCTTTCCCAAGCATTATATATATGTCCACCAGACAGAACACCACTGTCTGCAACAACATCAACACACAAATCCCAGTATAGCTCAGATATAGAcatattatttaacattttgtagaaaaaaaaacacgagaATAAGCTTTTTGTATCCCCAAATTGTTTTACCTTTCGAACATCTGCGCTTTGGTTCCCAAATGCTTCAAAAACGGCAGGCAAAAAAGAAGACAATTGATCCATTAATTCCTCTTGCGAGAGCCTACCCACAAGCTGTGTACACAAGAAAGCAATGTGTCCCTCTTCAGTGACATATGATGATTGTATGTTTATCTATATATGCAATTTTCTGGACAATTTTACCTTAGTTAAACAATTGATGCAAGCGACGAGAGTTTTTTCATCTTCTGTTACCAATAGTGGCACAATAACCTGAACACAAAGACATCATTTAGATTACGTTAATTGGAAATCGGATGAGGCAATGAAAAGAGGGTAACTCTTAACTACATACACTTAAGCATCTGAAAGGATCGTATTGGGACAAAACTGTGGTCAAGCATTGCTCAGCTTCACCGGAAACCTGAAAGGATATCATATACGAGGAGATCAGgactcattaaaaaaatatgaatgcaCAAGAATAAGGTCTCTGAGCATGTAATCTCTTACTTTTGGAACAGAGTCCTTCGAGACATGAAGCAGCTTCTCAATCACTATCTCAACCGAATCTTCCATGGCATCTTTCTGAAAATTATCAAGTGAGATATATACAAGTAAGGAAAGATACTCGCAATTTCACAATAACTGGAAATATAACACAATTAACGCGTTAGAGACACTTGATTAAAGAGTCTGAGTAAGTAACAAACCTGGCTCTTTAGCATTTCAGAAATCAGCGAAAGAGCAACTTCTCTGACTGAAAAATCTTCGTCATCGACCACTTCAAGAACAACCGTCAATATTTGATTGAAATACTGAGAATAAACAAAAGAATGGAGAATATCCATTAGAATTGATCAGCAAATGCATATTTTAGTCACTATGAGCAGTAGACGACTTCTGATTGAGACCAGCAAGAAGGAATAAAACTAATCACATGGCGAAAACCACAAATAGCGAAAATACAGCTGCTACCACATGTCAACAAATTTTATGGTTTGGCTTGTTAAGTTTCTATTCCCAAGTTCAAACCAATATAAAACAACTAAGTTTACCAACACACATTTTTCTTGTCTTACCTAGTCTTGTTTAGCTTCATAATATCATGGAGTGAATTAAGACATATCCAGTAACTAACTACTACTCTTTTCAATAGAACTGTAATCTATAAGTTGGCCATGTCGAGACCAATCCCTCCAACTACTGGAACTAGGGTTTATTAGGTATACCTTGGTCCAAACTGATTCCTCGTTAGCTACAGAGGCTTCAATTAATTGCTGGAGTCCAGATATCTTGCTCGAAGAAGGGCTTCCATCACTCCCATTGATCTGTAAAAGCATAACCATCAGGACATGCTTTAAAGTaccagagacaaaaaaaaaaaagaaaacgacTTTTAGCCGATGTGGCAATTGTTACGTACCATATGTAGAATCTGAGGAATACTAGGTCCAGATTCCGGTGTTGGGTTAACCTTAATAGATGAGAGCATGTAGTGAGTCAAATCTAAGTCGCGGGAGACCGCATCTCCATGTCTTTCTTCCAAGGAATCAGCGTTTGTCATATTCAGACCATTTTTGTCCAAATGCTGTGGAGATAAGCCATCCAAATTTTCAACGTTGTCTGAGCTTCCATTAGGGCTAGTTCTTATCAAATTCTCACCAGCTGGAGTAAACGTATAATCAGAATCCTTTTGGTTCAACAAATCACTGGCAGAACTTATCCCACTTCTGAAGTTGTGATATAGTTTTTCCTGAGTTCCACTGGAAACACTTTGACCAACAACACCACCAGTGACCGTTGTCGTCTCCTGGGAAGAACTCCACTTCCTACCACTACCACTATCACTGTCAACAGAACCCCCAGAATACCTGCCAAGGAATATATTCTTCTTGGAAGCACCGGGATAACCTTCTTCAGATGATGTCCCAATGGCATCAGATGGGTCATAAGACTTTATTCTTTGTTTCTCCTTCTTACTCTGCATATAATTTAATAGCTCCACCTCGATGCGGGGAGTATATTGTTTGAGGGCTCTTCTCAAGGAGTTTTGCTCCTCAACCGACAAACTAAGAATGTAATTTAGAAGTCCTGTAGAATCATAGTGATTGTAGACAGATATGATACAAGTAATGGAAGCTTCTTTTAACTTGGTATTTTTGTCGCGGGTCAATGGTGTCAACTTTGCTAGCCATAACTTCAGGATGCCACTATTACCCGAAATTTCAGGGTTACCAGCGTACCTGTTGAAGGAGTTGATGGCAAATTCAATCACAGCTAATTTAGCCTTTGGTGATCTCTGCTCATCCAGTGAACGAAGCAACGCAGGTAAAAGGGAATCTACACTGTAGGTTTTGCTGACGATTTCCAAGGTTGACGAACAAGGCTGTCTAACTACCTCTTTTGGATCGATTAGCCTTGAAAACACGTGGGGTAAGACTCTCTCCATGTAGCTCTCAAAAGGTTTTCGGCAAGATGGTATAAGATCCGCGAGTGTCGACAGTGCTGCTTGTGCAACCTTGTGGTGAGGATCATCCAAGTGCCGGAGAAATAGTTTCATTACTTTCTCAAAATTTTGGATTATTTCTTGAGCACCTTTTGGGCCTTGTTGCAGCAAAGTTTGGAGAAAATTGAAAGCTGCAACTCTGGCGGACCAATCAGAACTTGAATTCAATCCATCGTTAAGGGCCTCGTTTAGAGACGCTGGACCATCAACATGATTTGACATGTCACCAACTTGCAGCTGGCTATCATCGAAACTCCTCCTCCTGCCTGCCGACATTCTTCCACCAGCATTCTTTCTCAAAAGTGGCCTCTGGAAATTGGGAACATGGCTAGCGTTCAAATCTCTATAAGAGTAATCAATCTGCTGTCTGTCTAAATGACCCACCATAAACCGCCTAGCCTCCCTGGAATCGTTGTTGTCCTCAAAACAACTTCTTTCATTTCTCTCT
The nucleotide sequence above comes from Brassica napus cultivar Da-Ae chromosome A9, Da-Ae, whole genome shotgun sequence. Encoded proteins:
- the LOC106368831 gene encoding CLIP-associated protein-like, translating into MEEALEMARAKDTKERMAAVERLHQLLEASRKSLSPSEVTSLVDSCLDLLKDTNFRVSQGALQALASAAVLAGEHLKLHLNALVPAVVERLGDSKQPVRDAARRLLTTLMEVSSPTIIVERAGSYGWMHKSWRVREEFARTVTSAIGLFASTELPLQRVILAPILQMLNDPNQAVREAAILCIEEMYMQGGSQFREELQRHHLPSYMVKDINARLERIEPQQRSTDSHHHVVNEIKASNVNPKKSSPRAKTSTRENSLFAGDADITEKPIEPITVYSEKELIREFEKVASTLVPEKDWSLRISAMRRVEGLVAGGATDYSCFRGLLKQLVGPLSTQLSDRRSTIVKQACHLLCLLSKELLGDFEACAEIFILVLFKLVVITVLVIAESADNCIKTMLRNCKAARVLPRIAESAKHDRNAVLRARCCEYALLTLEHWPDAPEIQRSVDLYEDLIRCCVADAMSEVRATARMCYRMFAKTWPDRSRRLFSSFDPVIQRLINEEEGGIHRRHASPSVRERHSQPSFSQTSAPSNLPGYGTSAIVAMDRSSNLSSGGSLSSGLLLSQSKDLNKGSERSLESVLQSSKQKVSAIESMLRGLHVSDRQNPAALRSSSLDLGVDPPSSRDPPFHASSAASNTLKNSTTAESMPSINRGSNRSGGLGLSDIITQIQAAKDSGRQSHRGNLLSESHPSFSSLTAKRVSERNERSCFEDNNDSREARRFMVGHLDRQQIDYSYRDLNASHVPNFQRPLLRKNAGGRMSAGRRRSFDDSQLQVGDMSNHVDGPASLNEALNDGLNSSSDWSARVAAFNFLQTLLQQGPKGAQEIIQNFEKVMKLFLRHLDDPHHKVAQAALSTLADLIPSCRKPFESYMERVLPHVFSRLIDPKEVVRQPCSSTLEIVSKTYSVDSLLPALLRSLDEQRSPKAKLAVIEFAINSFNRYAGNPEISGNSGILKLWLAKLTPLTRDKNTKLKEASITCIISVYNHYDSTGLLNYILSLSVEEQNSLRRALKQYTPRIEVELLNYMQSKKEKQRIKSYDPSDAIGTSSEEGYPGASKKNIFLGRYSGGSVDSDSGSGRKWSSSQETTTVTGGVVGQSVSSGTQEKLYHNFRSGISSASDLLNQKDSDYTFTPAGENLIRTSPNGSSDNVENLDGLSPQHLDKNGLNMTNADSLEERHGDAVSRDLDLTHYMLSSIKVNPTPESGPSIPQILHMINGSDGSPSSSKISGLQQLIEASVANEESVWTKYFNQILTVVLEVVDDEDFSVREVALSLISEMLKSQKDAMEDSVEIVIEKLLHVSKDSVPKVSGEAEQCLTTVLSQYDPFRCLSVIVPLLVTEDEKTLVACINCLTKLVGRLSQEELMDQLSSFLPAVFEAFGNQSADVRKTVVFCLVDIYIMLGKAFLPHLEGLNSTQVRLVTIYANRISQARTGAPIDSNT